The Gloeobacter violaceus PCC 7421 DNA window CTGGGAGTAGGCGACATAAAGCGATCCCGCCACAAATGCCAGGCCGGTGGGCTGCTCGTAGGGCGTCAGCGCGCTAGAGAGTACTTGTCCGCTTTCGGGATCAAGGCAATAGACCGTTTGCTCGGCGGCGTCGGACACCCACAGGCGGTCCTCCGCGTAGACGAGGCTCTCCTCGCCGGTGCCGGGGGCGTCGAAGGTGCGCACGCAATCGCCTGTGAGGCGGCTGTACACTCTAATCTGCTGAACGGAGCACACGCTCACAAACCATTCATCGGCGCTGATCGCCAGCCCTTCGCCGCGGTAGCGCAGATCCATGACGATTTCGAGGCGCATCGCCTCGCGGTCCACCCGCATCAACTCATCCTGGCGCAGAGCCCACAGTTCGCCGTTTTCGGCGGCGATGCCGGTGACATCGAGCCAGTCGCCCACCGCCAGAGAATTGGCAATCACCTCCAGGCCGCTGCACGGATCGATAGCGAGCAGATAGCCGGTGTGGGGATCGACCGCGAGCAACCGCTCCTCGACCCAGGCGAGGCCGAAGACGCTCGATGCGCAAATTGGACGAATCAGATGAAGCACGGGAAGTATCTTGACAGCAACAGCCGCCCAGCCCTGCGAGTGACAACGTTCACCGCCCAGGGGCAAGGCCGGCCGTGAATAGTCTAGCCTCTGGTTTGGGAGGCCGGTAGAACCGGTACGGCTATTGCAGCCGTGGCTGGGAGTGACCGGTGCGGTATTTTCACCCGTTCCATCGCCGAAAGCGGTATGGTTTGGTCTGGCCCGTCAGGGGCTTTTTGGGGGGAGGTGACTTTGCATCCGTTAATCCTGCTGGCTGTCGCCATCGCCAGCGAGGTGATCGGCTCCAGCGCGCTCAAATTGTCGGAAGGTTTCAGCCGTCCCCTGCCAAGTTTGCTGGTAGTACTGGGCTACGGCGCAGCGTTTTACTTGCTGGGTCTGACCCTCAAGGCGATGCCGCTGAGCGTGGTTTACGCCATCTGGTCCGGGGTGGGCACGGCGGCCACCGCCTTCATCGGCGTCGTTCTCTTCCGCGAAGTACTCGACGCGCCCCGCCTGATCGGCATCGCCCTCATCATCGTTGGCGTGCTCGTCTTGAATCTTTCGGGCGGCGGCCGCCTCTGATATTGATCTATCTGAGCCGCTCCTCAAAATCTCAGGCGTTGCAATCCAGGTAGGCGGTAAAGCCCTCGATATTTTCGGCATCGATAATGGCACCGGCCAACTGCTCCAACTTATCAATCTCCGTAACTGTCGCAATGCGGCAAGACAGGTCATCCGATACGGAGCCAAATTTCCTGCCAATTTGCCGCCTGCGAAAATGTTTAAAGTACAGGATTCAGTGCCAAGATAAACTCAAACAAAAACTACGGTCCTATTTCCATAGATCAAAACGCGATCTTCAACATGCCATTTGACCGCGCGGGCGAGCACGACGCGCTCGATGTCGCGGCCTTTGAGTTTGAGATCGGCTACCTGGTCTCGATGGTTGACCCGCACCACGTCCTGCTCGATAATCGGCCCCGCGTCCAACTCTTCGGTGACGTAGTGGGCGGTGGCGCCGATCACTTTCACTCCCCGCTCGCAGGCTCGCTCGTATGGCGAAGCGCCCACGAAGGCAGGCAGGAAGCTGTGGTGGATATTAATAATCCGCCCGGCGTAACGTTCCACAAACTGTGGGCTCAGTACGCGCATGTAGCGGGCCAGAACGATGAAATCGACCTCACCTTCGAGCAAGTTGAGCATCTGGGCTTCGCGGGCGGGCTGGTTGGTTTTGTCAATCGCGAGGTAATGGTACGGCAGACCGTACTGGGCGGCCACCGGTTCGAGATCGGGGTGGTTGCTCACCACCAGCGGGATCTTGACAGGCAGTTCTCCCGACTGCCGGCGCCACAGCAAATCGACAAAGCAATGGTCCAGCCGCGAGACGAATAGCGCCATGCGCTTGGGTTCGCCCGTGCGCACCAGCCGCCAGTCCATCGCAAAGCGCTCGGCCACGGGCGCGAAGCAGCGGGCGAAGCCGTCGTCGTCGGCAGGCGCGTTCGCGTAGAGAAATTCGAGGCGCATGAAGAAGATGCCCCCGAGCGGGTCGGTGGTGTGCTGGTCGGAGCGCAAGATGTTGCCCCCCGCCTCCAACACGCACTGCGAGACGGCGGCCACGATTCCCCGGCGGTCGGGGCAGGAAATGAGTAGGGTGCGGGTGGCAGGGGACATCGCGGTGTCGGGTGCCGGACAATCCGGCGGCAAAAGCACAAGCATGATAGCCGAAATCGCCCGGATGCGCGTGTGCATGGACGAGTGTCCTGCACCAAAGTACGATCGCGGCGCAGTTCGCCTTTGACCTATGCACTCTCCTATTCCACCACGGCCGGCTCACAATCAGTTGCCGGAGTCGGACGGCACGTTTGTGAAAAATTTTCAGGAGCACCTCCAGAGCCTGCTGCTCACCGATTCGATCGAGCCACGCCTGAGGCAAATCCATCCGGACGGCCAGGACTGCGGCATCTACTGGCGCCTCACCGAGCCCGCCCGAGCGGGTGCGCGAGCTGGTCGAGCAGGCGCAGCGAGGGCAACTGGAGGCGGAGCAACGGGCCGAGCGGGAGCATCGCTTGCGGCTCGAAGCGGAGCGCCGGGCGGAGGCCATGGCCGAACGGCTGCGGGCGATGGGCATCGACCCGCAGCCGTTATCGGGCCGTCCGGCTCAGGGCAGACGCACCGGGTCAGACTCTTCTTTGACGCGACTGATGATCTGAATCGTCCGCTGCACATCCGCCGGGAAGATCACCACCAGATCGCTGCAAGCGGCATTACGCAGGGCATGCTCCACCGCTTCCGCCTCATCGAGAATCGTCTGGAACGGAAATTCGGGGTTGCGCTGCTTGATGCCTTCGACAATCAGCGACGCCGCCTCGTCGGGAGCCCGGCCGCGCCGGTCGTCGTCCTCTTTGACGATGGCGGCATCGAACATGCCCGCGGCCAGGTAGCCCAATTTGCGCAGGTCCTCGTCGCGCCGGTCGCCGGGGCCGCCGATGACGCCGATTTTGCGGGGGTTGTCCATGCGCTCGAGTACCTGCTGGATGGCCTCGTAGCCCGCCGGGTTGTGGGCGTAATCGACAATTACCTCAAAACCGTTGACGTCGAAAACGTTGAGCCTCCCCGGCGTCTGGGCCGGGGAGGGCACGAAGCTGCCCAACCCGGCGCGGATGTCGTCGATTTTGATACCGTGCAAAAAGGCCGCCAGGGTGGCCGCAAGCACGTTCTGGATCATGAAGACCGCCCGGCCCGATAGGGTGAGCGGGATATTGACCACCCGCTCGACGCGCAGTTTCCAGGCGCCCTTGAGAATCGAGACGTGGCCTTCTTCGAATACCGCTGCGATGCCGCCGCGGGAGACATGATCCTGGATAAGCGGACTCTGGGGGTCGAGGCTGAAGTACGACACCGGTGCTTTGGCGTCGTGGGCCATGTCCGCCACCAGCTCGTCGTCGGCGTTGAGCACCACAAAGCCGTCCGGGTGGACCGATTCGGGCACCACCGACTTGACGCGGGCCAGATCTTCGAGGGTCTCGACGCCCTTGAGCCCCAGGTGATCCGCGGTGACGTTGAGCACCACGGCGATGTCGCACACCGGAAAGCCCAGCCCTTCGCGCAGGATGCCGCCGCGGGCGGTCTCCATCACGGCCGCTTCGACGGTCGGGTCTTTGAGCACCAGCTTGGCGCTAAAGGGGCCGGTCATGTCGCCCTTCATGACCATCTGGTTCTGGATGTAGACGCCGTCGGTGGTCGTGAAACCGACCCGCAGGCCGATACCGCGCAGGATGTGGGCAATCAGCCGCGTGGTCGTGGTTTTGCCGTTGGTGCCGGTAACGGCAATGATCGGGATGCGCGTCTTGGCACCCGGGGGAAAGAGCATGTCGACCACCGGTTCGGCCACGTTGCGCGGCAGCCCTTCGCTGGGAGCGATGTGCATACGAAAACCCGGTGCGGCGTTGACCTCGATCACCGCCCCTCCCACCTCGTTGATGGGCTGGGAGATATCGGGGCAAATCAAGTCGATGCCGCAGATATCCAGCCCGATGTTGCGCGAGACGCGCTCGGCCAAAAAGGCGTTGTTGGGGTGCAGCAGGTCGGTGCGGTCGATGGCGGTGCCGCCGGTGCTGAGGTTGGCGGTGGATTTGAGATAGCAGATTTCGCCCTCCGCCAGCACCGTGTCGAGGGTATGGCCGCGCAGATCCAGAATCCGCTGGGTCATCTCGTCGATGGTGATGAGCGTGAGCACGTTCTCGTGGCCAAAGCCCCGGCGCGGATCGCGGTTGACCTGATCGATCAGTTCATGGATGCTCTGGCGGCCGTCGCCGGTGATGTGGGCAGGGACGCGCTCGGCCACGGCCACCACCTGGTGGTTGATCACAAGGATCCGGTAATCCTTGCCGGTGATGTACTGCTCGACGATCACTTCTTTGGAAAATTCGCGCGCCGCGTCGTAGGCCGATTGGGCAGTCTTCAGATCGCGGACGTCGACGGTGATGCCCTTGCCGTGGTTGGCATCAAGCGGCTTGAGCACCACCGGATAGCCGCCCAGCTCCTCGATGGCCTCTTCGAGGTCGGCCAGACGGCGAACGGTGGTGCCCCTGGGGACCGGGATGCCCACCGAGGCGAGCATGCCCTTGGTGGCGGTTTTGTCGGAGGCAAGCTCGGTGGCGATGATGCTGGTGTTGGTGGTGGTGGTCGCCTGGATACGCTTCTGATGGATGCCGTAGCCCAACTGCACCAGCGACTTCTCGGATAGGCGAATGTGCGGGATGCCGCGGGTCTGGGCTTCTTCGACAATCGAGGCGGTGCTCGGTCCAAAGCGCACTTCTTCGCGGATTTCTTTGAGTTCCTGGATATCCTGCTCCAGTTCGGTATAGGGCTCCCCCGCCACCAGGGTGCGGCAGATGCGCACCGCCGCGCGGGCCGCGTAGCGCCCGGCCGCCTCCTCGACGTAGGAGAACACGACGTTGTAGACGCCATAGGTGCTCGTCTGGCGGGTGCGGCCAAAGGCGACGTCCATGCCGGCCAAAGTCTGCAATTCGAGGGCGACGTGCTCGATGACGTGGCCCATCCAGGTACCCTCGGTCACCCGCTCCATGAAGGCGCCGTCGCGACCTTCCGAGCAGCCATGCTGCATCAGGCTGGGCATCAGGGCGAGCAACCGGTCGTCAAAGCCGGGGATCAAGTTGGTCGGTTTTTCTTCCAACTCCTCCAGATCCAGCTGCATGACGATCAGATTGTGGCGCCGGATGCTCCAGTAGTTCGGCCCTCTGAGGGCGTGGGTCTGCAAAATTCTCATAAAGTCCCGTGCAAGGTACCGCCGTATGGCTACCGTGAACCAGCATAGCGCTTCTACCCGGACGGTTGAGAAGCGGGTCCGGCCAGCCGTGCACAGCACTGACCAAAGCGGAACCGGCGTGTTATTAGATCTTAGGAGGAATGCCGAACCCATTGGCAATTAGAGAGGACCCCATGGCTCATACACTCCCGCCGCTGCCCTACGACGAGAACGCTCTCGCTCCGTACGTTTCGGCTCAGACTTTGAGCTTCCATTACGGCAAGCACCACACCGGCTATCTCAACAACATGAACAAGGCGATCGCCGGCACCGAGCTGGAGTCGCTGTCGCTGGTGGACCTCATCCGTACCGCCGCCAAAAATGCCGAACAAAAGACGTTGTTCAACAACGCCGCCCAGGTCTGGAACCATACGTTCTACTGGAACAGCATGCGCCCCGGCGGCGGCGGCGAGCCGGGCGGGACGCTGGGCGAGATGATCAAAGATGCCTTCGGCAGCTACGACGAATTCAAGAAGCAGTTCGTCACCGCCGGTACCACCCAGTTCGGCAGCGGCTACGCCTGGTTGGTCAAAGACGGTGAGAAGCTGGTGGTCACCAAGACCCCCAACGCCGAGACCCCCATCACCGACGAGAGCAAGCTGCCGCTGCTCAACATGGACGTCTGGGAGCACGCCTACTACCTCGACTACCAGAACCTGCGCCCCGACTACGAGAACGCCTTCGCCGACAATCTGATCAATTGGGAGTTTGCCGAGAAGAACCTGGAGCGCGTCTTCGCGGGTTGATCGCCTTGAGCATTTTTCACGCGGCCCGCAACCACCCAATCCTGGGCGGCGGCGGGTCGTTTGCTTTGGATAGGGACGTGCGATCGGGTAGGCTGTTGCTGCTCCGATGTGCCGTGCGCCGATGCCCTCGACCGTCTCCGAGATTTCGCGGATCTATCACCAGCCGCTGCCCGATTTGCTCTTCGAAGCCCAGCGCGTCCACCGTGCCCACCATGATCCGCGCGAAGTGCAGCTTTGTACCCTCAGCAACATCAAAACCGGTCTGTGCCCCGAAAATTGTGGCTACTGCTCCCAGAGCGTTCACCACAAAAGCGGCCTGGCAGCCCAGGAACTCAGTTCCCTCGACGCGGTAATGGCCGAGGCGCAGGCAGCCAAGGCGGCGGGTTCGACTCGATTTTGCATGGGGGCTGCCTGGCGAGAAATCAAAGACGGTCCGCCGTTCGAGCGGGTGTTGGAGATGGTGCGCTCGGTGGCGGCACTGGACATGGAAGTCTGCTGCACCCTCGGTATGGTCAAACCGCATCAGGCCGAACGCCTGAAGCAGGCAGGACTCACCGCCTACAACCACAATCTCGACACCGGCCCCGGCTACTACCCGCAGGTGGTGACCACCCGCACCTACAAGGACCGGCTCGAAACGATCCGGGCGGTGGGTGCGGCGGGTATTTCTGTGTGCTGCGGCGGCATCCTGGGCATGGGTGAATCGCTCACAGACCGCTTCGAGCTACTCGAATCGCTCGGCAGCCTCGACCCAACTCCCGAGTCGATCCCGATCAACTGCCTAGTACCGGTGGCGGGCACCCCTCTGGCCGACTCGTCGCCCGTCGAACCGCTCGACCTGGTGCGGATGGTTGCCACGACCCGTATTCTTTTTCCAGATGCCATGGTGCGCCTTTCGGCAGGGCGCCTGCAGATGAGCGAGGAACTGCAGGCCCTTTGCTTCCTGGCCGGGGCCAATTCGATATTTACCGGCCCGAAACTGCTCACCACCCCCAACCCCGAGCACTCCCACGATCAGAAGCTGCTTGAAAAATTGGGTATGGAGCCAAAGACGACCCAGTGAACATCAATATTTTGCTTTGTGATTGCGCTAGGAAAACCTATTAGTTCTTCCAGCTTTTTTCCCTTGAGTTGCTTGTTTGAGAACTGCGTCCAACGAATGCAGCAATTATCCATCCGAACAAAGCACTAAGTGTTAAATCCCCAGTGGCTAGTTCCCCATAGGCATCAGTTTC harbors:
- a CDS encoding DMT family transporter is translated as MVWSGPSGAFWGEVTLHPLILLAVAIASEVIGSSALKLSEGFSRPLPSLLVVLGYGAAFYLLGLTLKAMPLSVVYAIWSGVGTAATAFIGVVLFREVLDAPRLIGIALIIVGVLVLNLSGGGRL
- a CDS encoding DUF4351 domain-containing protein, translating into MLYFKHFRRRQIGRKFGSVSDDLSCRIATVTEIDKLEQLAGAIIDAENIEGFTAYLDCNA
- the purU gene encoding formyltetrahydrofolate deformylase gives rise to the protein MSPATRTLLISCPDRRGIVAAVSQCVLEAGGNILRSDQHTTDPLGGIFFMRLEFLYANAPADDDGFARCFAPVAERFAMDWRLVRTGEPKRMALFVSRLDHCFVDLLWRRQSGELPVKIPLVVSNHPDLEPVAAQYGLPYHYLAIDKTNQPAREAQMLNLLEGEVDFIVLARYMRVLSPQFVERYAGRIINIHHSFLPAFVGASPYERACERGVKVIGATAHYVTEELDAGPIIEQDVVRVNHRDQVADLKLKGRDIERVVLARAVKWHVEDRVLIYGNRTVVFV
- the cphA gene encoding cyanophycin synthetase — translated: MRILQTHALRGPNYWSIRRHNLIVMQLDLEELEEKPTNLIPGFDDRLLALMPSLMQHGCSEGRDGAFMERVTEGTWMGHVIEHVALELQTLAGMDVAFGRTRQTSTYGVYNVVFSYVEEAAGRYAARAAVRICRTLVAGEPYTELEQDIQELKEIREEVRFGPSTASIVEEAQTRGIPHIRLSEKSLVQLGYGIHQKRIQATTTTNTSIIATELASDKTATKGMLASVGIPVPRGTTVRRLADLEEAIEELGGYPVVLKPLDANHGKGITVDVRDLKTAQSAYDAAREFSKEVIVEQYITGKDYRILVINHQVVAVAERVPAHITGDGRQSIHELIDQVNRDPRRGFGHENVLTLITIDEMTQRILDLRGHTLDTVLAEGEICYLKSTANLSTGGTAIDRTDLLHPNNAFLAERVSRNIGLDICGIDLICPDISQPINEVGGAVIEVNAAPGFRMHIAPSEGLPRNVAEPVVDMLFPPGAKTRIPIIAVTGTNGKTTTTRLIAHILRGIGLRVGFTTTDGVYIQNQMVMKGDMTGPFSAKLVLKDPTVEAAVMETARGGILREGLGFPVCDIAVVLNVTADHLGLKGVETLEDLARVKSVVPESVHPDGFVVLNADDELVADMAHDAKAPVSYFSLDPQSPLIQDHVSRGGIAAVFEEGHVSILKGAWKLRVERVVNIPLTLSGRAVFMIQNVLAATLAAFLHGIKIDDIRAGLGSFVPSPAQTPGRLNVFDVNGFEVIVDYAHNPAGYEAIQQVLERMDNPRKIGVIGGPGDRRDEDLRKLGYLAAGMFDAAIVKEDDDRRGRAPDEAASLIVEGIKQRNPEFPFQTILDEAEAVEHALRNAACSDLVVIFPADVQRTIQIISRVKEESDPVRLP
- a CDS encoding superoxide dismutase; protein product: MAHTLPPLPYDENALAPYVSAQTLSFHYGKHHTGYLNNMNKAIAGTELESLSLVDLIRTAAKNAEQKTLFNNAAQVWNHTFYWNSMRPGGGGEPGGTLGEMIKDAFGSYDEFKKQFVTAGTTQFGSGYAWLVKDGEKLVVTKTPNAETPITDESKLPLLNMDVWEHAYYLDYQNLRPDYENAFADNLINWEFAEKNLERVFAG
- the bioB gene encoding biotin synthase BioB produces the protein MCRAPMPSTVSEISRIYHQPLPDLLFEAQRVHRAHHDPREVQLCTLSNIKTGLCPENCGYCSQSVHHKSGLAAQELSSLDAVMAEAQAAKAAGSTRFCMGAAWREIKDGPPFERVLEMVRSVAALDMEVCCTLGMVKPHQAERLKQAGLTAYNHNLDTGPGYYPQVVTTRTYKDRLETIRAVGAAGISVCCGGILGMGESLTDRFELLESLGSLDPTPESIPINCLVPVAGTPLADSSPVEPLDLVRMVATTRILFPDAMVRLSAGRLQMSEELQALCFLAGANSIFTGPKLLTTPNPEHSHDQKLLEKLGMEPKTTQ